TTCTTCAAGCGAGGCAGATCACAAGTCAAGCTTCCTCTCAGCTTTGGACAATGCCGTAGTATGAGCTCCTGGAGACAAGGAAAGTCTACACCTCCACTTCCACTTGGTACCCATTCCTCCCACTCTGCCATGTTACAAAACTCCAGCCTCTCCAGTGATTTAAATGGCTGAATTACAGAAGATCCAGTGCTGCCATAAAACTCAACACCAATCTTCTTAAcaagtttcatttttgttatgTAGAGCTCTTTGAGGGTAGGTAGCCGCCCAACCGGTGGCAGCGACGAACAATTACTACAATCACTAATACACATGACTTGTATGTTGGACAAGGACGAGCCGCCTAGCCAATTCGGGAAATCTTTTCCACCATACCCACTGATGGTTAGTTTCTCCAGATTCACACAAGGCTGGAGCTTCTCAAGTACATCTTTCTCCTTTTGGGAATCATCCGCATCCTCACCACCCCATTCCAACTCTAACTCTTTGAGATCTTTCTTATCCTTCAAATTTGCTTGCAAGGCATCCCTAGTATCAACTATATTTCGTAGCTGCAAAATTGAAAGTTTTCCTCCAAGATGTGGAAGCTCCCCCAATTCTCCAATAGTCAACCCAGTAGATTTGCCCACAATAAAAGCGGACAATGTTCTCAAGCTTTTCAATGTACTCATTTGCCTTGGCATCTCTACAATTTTAGTTCCACTGAAGTCAAGATGatgcaaattaattaattcacaCATGTCTACAGGCAATTTAGTAAGAGACTTACAACCTCCCAACATTAATTTCTGTAAATTTATCAATTTTCTCAGGTCTGCCGGTAATTCAACGAGACGAGAACAATTTGACAATAATAATGTCTGCAAATTGTAGAGGCTGCAAAGTACACTGGGTAACGTTTCAATTGCAGTATCGGAGAGATCCAAATAGCGCAAGTGAATGAGCTTTTTAATGGAATCAGGTAACTCAGTGACATTCTTATAACAGGACAACGACAACACCCGTAAACATGTTAGTGATGGCAACAAATTATGCAGAACCTTTTTACTTACATAATAACTGTCAACATACCTAAAATATGGTTttaaagagagagatagaaaggTACGCAAACACTTAGCCCCTTTTAATGGCTCAAATTTAACAGCAACATCTAATTCTTCCCTGCTATAAGACAAATGGCGAACTCTTTCTACTTCATGTGATTCCTTCCCTTCCCACCTGGAGCAAAATCCTTTAGACATGAACACCGCCAAGTCATTGATGAGATCATGCATGACGAAACTTGAATTCCCTGACGTTTGAAACAATGATCGGGATAACAGTTCATCAAAATATTCCTTAGCCACTTCTTCCATGCTGTCCCCATTCTCCGCTTGGGGAATTAAACCTTCCGCCatccaaagaaaaacaacattTTCTACCTTGAATTCATAGTCTTTtggaaaaattgaacaataaataaagcatCGCTTTAACTTAGCTGGAAGATAATGATAACTCAATCCTAGAGCGGGAAGAATGTCACTTTTCTCGTAAGGTAAGTCCCAAATGCTGCTGTTTAGTACTCTGTTCCATACCTCAGAGTCTGGCCTCGAACGTAACACACCGCCAAGTGTTTGCGCAGCTAAAGGCAACCCATTGCACTTGCGTGCAATTTTCTTGCCGATTTCTTCCAAGCTTGGATCAGAACTAGagtttacatttgcatgttttGCAAGTAAGAACCAGCAATCTTCATGCGACAATGGTTTCAAGGTGTGAATAGGAACATTTTGCATGAAAGATGCTATATTTTTGTTCCGTGTTGTTACGAGGACTTTACTTCCCCTTGCCCCTGAAGTAAAAGGAGTTTGGAGGTAGTTCCAATCAGTATATTTCTCATTCCAAAAGTCATccaatacaaacaaaaatttcttCCCACTCAGTTCTTCACTTAGCTTAACTTGAAGCAAATTCAGATCTGTCAGAAGAGTAATTTGATTCAGATCTGTCTTATTACAAGGTTCTGAAGTCACTGACTCGAGAAGAGTAATTTGCTTCAGATCTGTCTTATTACAAGGTTCTAAAGTCACCGACTGGAGAAGAGTTTTAGTTACCCTGATAGCATCATAATCTTCTGAAACACAAGCCCAAGCCTTAAGGGTAAAATGCTCTTTCACCTTATTGTCATTGTAAAGCATTCGAGCAAGGGTTGTCTTGCCAACCCCACCCATTCCAACAATGGGGATGACAGACACATTTTCCTCGCTTGCATCATCGAATAACACTtctaataaattttgtttggcTTCATCTCTCCCATATACACAAGGTTCATGAACCAAGGAAGTTGTTGGAGTTCTTTGTGAAACCTTTCTCCCAACATCTTCTCTCAGATCAAGAGCACCTTTCAGTTGTACAAAATGTTCTAATCTTTGTAACAACTCTTGTATCTTAGCATTCATGCTTTGATAAAACTTATTACGAGAAGTAGAGAGGAGGTTCCGAACCTTGTTGGTTAATTTGTCCGCTGTTTGAGCTTCACCTTCTAGCTTGCATCGCAAAGCTTCATAGTTGATCTCATCCAGCAAGTCCTCAGCATCAAAGACTGCATGTTTGAGGTCGTCAAGCCAATCTCTCACAGCTGGTTTCTCAATTTGCTTCTCCTCTGCATCATCGAGGACTGCGTTCAAGGTCAACAGGGTCCTCTTTAGTTTCATGAGGAGAGGTTGATCGAGTTTCTTGTGCCGAAATAAGTCGATGAAGTCGGGTGAAGCAATTCTGTCACAAATCACCTGGATGGAAGCAGAAATTAAGGCCTCTCCAATCAAAGCTCCAgccatttttctcttcttttctttggaaGGGAATTGGATGAAAGTAACTTGGAAATACAGGTAAGGCAGTATGAAagctttttatgtatttatttgaaaattttgagaattaaaaataataataaaaagagcaTCATATCCTTTCAACAATTGGACCCACACGGCTAAGGGACACTTTTTCTCCCGGTTTGGACTGTTCGAACTTGGAGTGGAGGATGACTAGACAAGACAAGACAACAACGACACGCACCAGACCCCAGTGCCGTTGATCTCTTTGTAAATCTATGGCTCTTACCAGATTTCAAAATGTaaagtagaagaagaaaagtaagcTATTCAAAAGCATATTTCAAATACCATATATAAAAAGTAAATTGGGAAAAATCATGGAATGTGACATTGTTGATAAAAGTTGTTTGTGGAACATTAGAAAGTTATTAGTGCATCCAGTGTTGGAGAATCTTGGTTGTGGATGCTCTCATTTGATCACGAACAGTAAATTGAGGCGTGTAAGTTACTGTTCTTAAGAGTAGATCTGCTCCTTTGAGATAATATCTCGGTGTATCAGGTTATAACGTCCTACCTTCCAAAATACAACTTTTGATCCTTATAAACATACACTCTCAATACTTAGATCGGATGAACACTTGAATCTTTTCATTGggaagtaaaataaaattagcacAATACAAAACTGTATGAAAATTGTGAGGAAAGGAAATAATGTGGGAGGacagaaattgaaagaaaaaaaaaaagcccagaataaacaaacaagtaaaTGATATTTGAGTGGGTCTATAGTATTTTTCACAATTAAACCAATTAAACGTTATCACCAATCAGAATAAAGATTCAAATTGAAGAAAgcaattaaatcaaatcaactaACGTTCAAACATTAAAGTTGATTTTGAATTCTAAAATATTTGGTATTGAAACATattttgaaatactcattaagataaaaaaccaacatccaaatatttggtatttgatttttcttcaatGTTCATATGCATGTATGAAGTGCATATGCCAATTGCTCCGAGCCGAGtgatttaattgtttttaaatcACTTGTTGAATGCGGCAGGGTAGTACCACTTTTAGCATGTGAAGATATGTGAATTGTAATTTGTTGATACATAATTTATTTGCAGCTTGCTTCCTCCATTGTGTTTATACATTTTGCTTGGGCATGACAGTATTCTAATTTATAAGAACACTCTTCAGTGGGTTTTGGAGAAAACATCTACTAGGTACTTCTAAAAGAATGTATTAACTAACAAGATTAAGGGTTCAATTTGTACATCAATATAAATaacctcatatatatatatatatatacctcaaAAGCTTGTCAACTTCACAACACCTATGAAACACGTATGGCAAACTGCCACCTCTCTCTGCCTCCGTTGTGTCCCCTATAATTAACAGTAAGGCAAGACAATTTCCCCCCGTTTCCTATCTATCCATCTCTTGTACTCTTCTgtattaacaaataaattatccCTTCAGAGCCCATTACAACAAAGTTATAGTTTCGGGGCAGATCTGATCGCATTGTGCGGTCACAATGGCATTCGCACTTATCTGCACAAGCCGAGAGAGGGCGAGAACCCCTGAAACTGGAGGAGCCAATTGAGAAGAACATAAGTTGGATGAGTTGTGTTACGTGCTTTTATCAAGAGCAACATCAGCAGGATCTCCGATCCATGGCCTCCCTTCTCTCCACCGGAACTTAATTCTTAACTTTCCATTTGCATCCACCCCCACTACCTGTCCTTTGCTTGCATGAGTCTCCATTCCCCAACCCCACCGTGGGCTCACCAGCCCTTCTCTAATTCTCACTTTGTCCCCCACTTTAAATGGCCTAACCCGTTCTATTTCCGATGCCTTGCAAAGCCACAACCTCTCTGTGAAGCAAAATGCCACCCAGAGCTCCTCATTTTCCATGCGGTGCACCACCCCAACGCTCGAACGACTCACCTCTCCCCACTGGTGGGTTGGAGTTGAAACTGATGCTTTAACCCTAACCCAGTCTCCAATGTGAAGCTCCTCTTCCTCCACAAGCTCCACTTCCGATGGATCCAACATCCAAGCTTTTGAACCAGCTGGGGTGTATATTCTCAGCTTGCCATCAGCATCAATTGTGGATATAGTTCCAAGACTTGCATGGCTGTGGCCTGACCACCCAAATCTTGGCTGCTTGACAGATAGTTTAACCCTAACCTTCTGGCCAACCATGAGCCTGTTCACCCTAGCAAGATCAGAGGTAGGCCCAACCCATTTTTCTTGCTCCCCGCAAAATccaacaaaagtggttccatcCCATTTATCGCCGTCATATCCCAATCCTTGCACCACTCCGACACTGCTCGGCCCAATGGATTTCCAAATACTTGCATGATCTTTTAATTTCACCCACTCTCCAACTTCAAAAATCTGCTCTATTTCAAGATCCGCAGGATCTCCTCTCCACAACCCTGGCAAACCAGAGAAAGCCACTCTGACTTCCCCATCAGCATGAACGCTAGTTATGATGCCTCGAGAATCAGGTTGAGCCCCTCTCCAGCCCCATCTTGGTTCAACTAGTCCAGTCCGGAACCGAACATACTGCCCTATTTTTAAGCATGGAACCTTTTCAACATCCGTGTAATGAGTTATCCACCTGCCTTTACGAAAACAACAAGCTAACTCCAGATAACCTGTATCTTGTACACTATGCACAACAGCTAAACTTTCCTTTCCAATGCTGTTCCAATCATAACTTGGTCGAGTTCCCAGGCTTGGTTTAGAACGTACCCAGTCACCAACTTCAAATCCAGAGAGTCGTTCCGCATCTCCAGGAGAAACTTTCCACAAGCTCTGTCGACCAGGCACTTTTACCTACATCAAATAACCAAAACCTCTTCTCATGTACAGTGATAGTTAACGAGGGCAAAGGTCCTCTTGACATTGTTGTTAGATTGTGAGCACGTGTACACACACAAGTACTAAGCTTATATATTTGCAGAAGTTGTCATGCACCAGcagaaaataacaaatggTTCTACAACTTATTTTGCTGATAAATAAAGTGCTGATCTCTTTAAGCATATTTGtcatttatttcttgttttaagGACAGAAAGGCAGAGACTGGTGAGGAAGACATGAGAGAAAAGATGTGTCATAAAACTAAATCCCTCATCTCTCTCATCTCcctctcctcctctctctttaattttattttttaagaaaaaaattcatttgtcGAATGTGTCCGAAGCAAATGAAACTTCAATGACAGTAACAGCCCGCTTATCTAAAATTGTCCCCAGCCAGCACATTATTTGTACATCAATCTGATATGTTATATGTAATGATATGCGATGAATCTGATATCATAACAATTGAAATGAAGAAGAGTGCAAGGGAACGACTCATGCAAGATATTGCCTGTGTGTGAGATGAGATTTCTTACATTCAAAGCTCCATCCATGTCAATTCTAACTATTTTTCCAACAGTTGCTGCACTTTCATTTGACCATCCAAGTCGTGGCTGAGTAATAGATGCCATCACATGAATCTCTTGCCCTAATTCAAAAGGGGGCACCTTCTCCACATCTGTGacagaacaagaaaaaggcTTGCTCCTGAAGCAGAAGGCGACACCCATATCACCATCTTCCTCCAAGCTATGAATTATCCCAACACTGTTCCTTGTAATATCCTCCCATCCGTATTTGGGAGAGGGCACAGAAGCTTTAACTCTAACCCAATCCCCTACCTGCTCATGGTGGAAATACCAACATGCAGATACAAAGCagcatattaaaaaaactacCCTGTTTTTTTCTAAGATATAATAAGATAAACAATTAGATATTACCTTGAAGTCTTCCACCTTCTCCATGTCAGAAGGATCAGCCTGCCATGGTATTGGTCGATTAGGAATTTCAATTACCAGGAGGCCATCATTCTCTATCTCACTTATTCTTCCAACACTATGATGTGTCTCACCACCCCATGCATACCTAGGTTCTGCAACAGATCGCTTCACACATACCCTGTCACCAATCTTCAAAGTCAACAATGTATTAGTGTTTAAAAAGAATACATAAAAAACATCAAgggataaataaaattatcaattaTCACTTTACAACATATCTCACTCACCCTGAATGGGATTACAGGTTCAACCTCCTCTGGTTCACAATGCCATGGACTTGGAAGATAGCTCAGCTCTAGCAATAGACTACTATCAGGTCTTATACAATACACAATACCAATGCTCCCAGGTGTAACAGATCCCAGTCCATGCTTTGCTGTTGTAAGAGTAGGACGAATACGAACCCAGTCCCCAACCTTGAATTCTTCAACTCTTTCCATCTCCGCAGGATCAGCTTTCCATCCTCTGGAGGCTCCAGGAAACCCAACGCGTAGGAtaccatcatcatcaacacACAATACAGTACCAATGCTGTCACGTGACTGCCCACGCCACCCAAACCTGATAACAAAGCAAGGTCAGTCATTAAATTTACTACAATCCATTTTGAATAAGGATTACATGCAAGCAGATACCAGAAGATGCATATCTAAAGCTGACAATAGAAAGGAATTAAATATGGCAAATGCAAAAGAGAGAGATCCAATGCATGCATGTGAAGTTTCATTGTTGATTAACAGAAAAATGGCCAAACTATTCTACTTTTGTCTCTATCACTACATCTGCTTTTATCTAAACCTTTACAGCCGTTTACCTAGTAGTACAGAATTCTGCATTCATGAGCAAACCATTTTATTTCTATAGTTCACACAGATTGTCTACCACGTTGCTGACAAAATATTATTAGGAACCAATATATCATATTTATTCTTGGTCCTTATATaatgtttttatcttttacttTAATGCCCCAAAACCTTTATGTTTAGTTCGATGTTTCTGTGTTGTTTTGTATCTTCTTGTATTTAATCCTTTTGGTATTCATGTTTaaccaattttatttcaaaattacTTCATATTAAGAGGATAAATTATGGACTAATAAGTAGTCCTTCAgcccaaaatataaaaataaatacattaatgtcactttcaatttaaatgCTTGAGACGAGATACAGTTATGTAACAATTAAAGCTTGGAATAAGATGCCACCACTTTGGATAAATATAGAAACTGTTCAGAATTAAACCTGGGCTCTTTGACATCTGGTTTCAGCTGCACATGCTGTCCCCTGTCTAAAGGAATAACTTTTACAACTTCATTTGCCAAAACACGAACCTCTCCGGAACAAAATGATACTAACAAATGGTCCTTATCTGGGGCGCCTTGCACAAACCCAACACTTCTATGTTTTGCACCTTGCCAGCCATATGTAGGAGTTGTTatacttcttttaaatttcaccCAGTCTCCTACATCAAATCTAAACCATAGAGAAAACAAGAATTATGAAATCTACTAGTCGCAAGGAAGCATTATTAGACATGCTATCAGAATAACACAATGATATTATCTCCTCTCACATTGTAGGAGACAGAAAAACTCCCCGATTTACAAGTGCCTCCATCAGATCTTCAGATATCCATTCCCGGGGAAGGGCCTCCAAAAAGTCACGTAATGTCTTGCCGCTGTCAtcaaagtcaaaattttaaattgtttagTATATTAGATAGCTTACCCTGTGCCTTGGCACCTTTATGGAGTTCCCAATCAGTTTCCTAATAGATTAAATGCAAAATTTCAAAGGCCTGATAGTCAATAATAACTAGTTCACAACCTGGTATTTTTATTAGTcatcatttttgtttcttataaaCAATTAGATGTACAAGTTCGAACACACTTAATAGTATATAAAATTGTAAGAAGAGAATCTCTTGCAAATGATGGTAAAACCACAAAAAAGAGCAATGCCTTAATTGGCACTTGCCTGTGATTTCTGGCTTCAACAGAAGCATCAGGATTTCTAAGCATAACAATAAGCCATTCAAGATTTTCACGTATCATTTTTGCTGCATCTGCTGCTATATGGAAAGCATTGTCACCTTCATCATCCTGATAACAATGAGCAAAATACATAAGGCTGATGATGactcaaagaaaaatatggttTAAGTAGCAAAAAGATAAGGACAAAGTCATTAGGCATCGTCAAGAGATAAAAGCTGTctttgtatgtgtgtgtgcacTCCGTTCCAACAAGGGCCTAACTTCGAGGACTTCATATCAATTGTTTGATAAGATATGGCTAATATCTTCTTAACGGCTAATAATGAGAGACATCTTCAACCATATCTGCTTAACAGTTAATATGCAAATCCTAATTGGGTCCTCCCTAGATTGCCTCCACATGTGCACatataaaattgtatgtttcTCATATTACAGTTCTATATCAACAAGAAATGATTAGATACCAAGAGAACATATAACTGATGCAACAAAGGAAGTTCACTAAATTGAAGAGAAACctgtaaattataatttgcTCCAGAAGATAGAAGCAGTCCGACACATGACTTCGCCCCTCTGGCCAATGCTACATGAAGAGGAATTGTATTTTGTACATTCCGAATGTTCACATCAACTCCAGCATCAAGTATAATCTAGCAATGAATTTTCCAAGGTGTTGATACATCAATAATGCACAGAGGATGAGTGACCAAAAATCAAGAAATGCGTTTTAGATTCTGTTGTCATGTAATTGAAAGCTATCTTGACTACCTT
Above is a window of Prunus persica cultivar Lovell chromosome G2, Prunus_persica_NCBIv2, whole genome shotgun sequence DNA encoding:
- the LOC18786710 gene encoding putative disease resistance RPP13-like protein 1, producing the protein MAGALIGEALISASIQVICDRIASPDFIDLFRHKKLDQPLLMKLKRTLLTLNAVLDDAEEKQIEKPAVRDWLDDLKHAVFDAEDLLDEINYEALRCKLEGEAQTADKLTNKVRNLLSTSRNKFYQSMNAKIQELLQRLEHFVQLKGALDLREDVGRKVSQRTPTTSLVHEPCVYGRDEAKQNLLEVLFDDASEENVSVIPIVGMGGVGKTTLARMLYNDNKVKEHFTLKAWACVSEDYDAIRVTKTLLQSVTLEPCNKTDLKQITLLESVTSEPCNKTDLNQITLLTDLNLLQVKLSEELSGKKFLFVLDDFWNEKYTDWNYLQTPFTSGARGSKVLVTTRNKNIASFMQNVPIHTLKPLSHEDCWFLLAKHANVNSSSDPSLEEIGKKIARKCNGLPLAAQTLGGVLRSRPDSEVWNRVLNSSIWDLPYEKSDILPALGLSYHYLPAKLKRCFIYCSIFPKDYEFKVENVVFLWMAEGLIPQAENGDSMEEVAKEYFDELLSRSLFQTSGNSSFVMHDLINDLAVFMSKGFCSRWEGKESHEVERVRHLSYSREELDVAVKFEPLKGAKCLRTFLSLSLKPYFRYVDSYYVSKKVLHNLLPSLTCLRVLSLSCYKNVTELPDSIKKLIHLRYLDLSDTAIETLPSVLCSLYNLQTLLLSNCSRLVELPADLRKLINLQKLMLGGCKSLTKLPVDMCELINLHHLDFSGTKIVEMPRQMSTLKSLRTLSAFIVGKSTGLTIGELGELPHLGGKLSILQLRNIVDTRDALQANLKDKKDLKELELEWGGEDADDSQKEKDVLEKLQPCVNLEKLTISGYGGKDFPNWLGGSSLSNIQVMCISDCSNCSSLPPVGRLPTLKELYITKMKLVKKIGVEFYGSTGSSVIQPFKSLERLEFCNMAEWEEWVPSGSGGVDFPCLQELILRHCPKLRGSLTCDLPRLKKLTVEGCGVLHDQRATTATSVKMDYKSLEELMIGGGIFETEQTLGGVLSLLETKLLSKLEIWSLNDIQCLPNINRLQSLSLINCPTLSSFPEDGLPTTLTSLVIDFCSRLELPHELLAKLTSLWHLTIFRSCDSMRSFPLGIFPKLTSLFFSECENLESLSLIEEEGVDENLSRLAISHCPNLVCFPWGGLPAPNLTSLEFINCKKLKSLPERIHTLTRLRYLKIGDLPNLESIAEDGGLPRNLQYFTIENCERLRASSVAEYWGLQGLVSLEKFGIGGRGSDEILETLLKQQLLPKTLQRLEISQLSSLKSLDSKGLNDLTSLSFLSISNCSALEKRYKKKTGKAWADISHIPCIKIGKEVII
- the LOC18786843 gene encoding E3 ubiquitin-protein ligase KEG isoform X1, with the translated sequence MKVPCCSVCQTRYDEEERVPLLLQCGHGFCKDCLSRMFSSCTDTTLVCPRCRHVSVVGNSVQALRKNFAVLALIHSSSNAVSSASAANFDCDYTDDEDGDDDDEDDGDRRCSRGSHTSSSGGCGPLMELAVHQDLRLVRRIGEGRQAGVQMWTAVIGGGGGRCRHKIAVKKVAVAEETSMDWVMGQLENLRRASMWCRNVCTFHGAMKSEGTLCLVMDRCYGSVQSEMQRNEGRLTLEQILRYGADIARGVAELHAAGVVCMNLKPSNLLLDSSGHAVVSDYGVAAILKKPSCRKARLECDTSRIHSCMECTMLSPHYAAPEAWEPVKKLLNPFWEDAIGISTESDAWSFGCTLVEMCTGSIPWAGLSTEEIYRAVIKARKLPPQYASVVGVGIPRELWKMIGECLQFKASKRPSFSSMLATFLRHLQEIPRSPPASPDNGLAKCSGSNVTEPSPVSHSEVFHANPTLLHRLVSEGDVHGVRDLLEKAAAESDNSAVLSLLEAQNADGQTALHLACRRGSAELVDAILEHREANVDVLDKDGDPPLVFALVAGSPECVRALINRGANVRSRLREGFGPSVAHVCAYHGQPDCMRELLMAGADPNAVDEEGESVLHRAVAKKYTDCALVVLENGGSRSMSVLNSEKYTPLHLCVATWNVAVVRRWVEVATPEEIADAIDIPSSVGTALCMAAALKKDHEIEGREMVHILLASGADPTAQDAQHGRTALHTASMANDVELVKIILDAGVDVNIRNVQNTIPLHVALARGAKSCVGLLLSSGANYNLQDDEGDNAFHIAADAAKMIRENLEWLIVMLRNPDASVEARNHSGKTLRDFLEALPREWISEDLMEALVNRGVFLSPTIFDVGDWVKFKRSITTPTYGWQGAKHRSVGFVQGAPDKDHLLVSFCSGEVRVLANEVVKVIPLDRGQHVQLKPDVKEPRFGWRGQSRDSIGTVLCVDDDGILRVGFPGASRGWKADPAEMERVEEFKVGDWVRIRPTLTTAKHGLGSVTPGSIGIVYCIRPDSSLLLELSYLPSPWHCEPEEVEPVIPFRIGDRVCVKRSVAEPRYAWGGETHHSVGRISEIENDGLLVIEIPNRPIPWQADPSDMEKVEDFKVGDWVRVKASVPSPKYGWEDITRNSVGIIHSLEEDGDMGVAFCFRSKPFSCSVTDVEKVPPFELGQEIHVMASITQPRLGWSNESAATVGKIVRIDMDGALNVKVPGRQSLWKVSPGDAERLSGFEVGDWVRSKPSLGTRPSYDWNSIGKESLAVVHSVQDTGYLELACCFRKGRWITHYTDVEKVPCLKIGQYVRFRTGLVEPRWGWRGAQPDSRGIITSVHADGEVRVAFSGLPGLWRGDPADLEIEQIFEVGEWVKLKDHASIWKSIGPSSVGVVQGLGYDGDKWDGTTFVGFCGEQEKWVGPTSDLARVNRLMVGQKVRVKLSVKQPRFGWSGHSHASLGTISTIDADGKLRIYTPAGSKAWMLDPSEVELVEEEELHIGDWVRVKASVSTPTHQWGEVSRSSVGVVHRMENEELWVAFCFTERLWLCKASEIERVRPFKVGDKVRIREGLVSPRWGWGMETHASKGQVVGVDANGKLRIKFRWREGRPWIGDPADVALDKST
- the LOC18786843 gene encoding E3 ubiquitin-protein ligase KEG isoform X2; the encoded protein is MKVPCCSVCQTRYDEEERVPLLLQCGHGFCKDCLSRMFSSCTDTTLVCPRCRHVSVVGNSVQALRKNFAVLALIHSSSNAVSSASAANFDCDYTDDEDGDDDDEDDGDRRCSRGSHTSSSGGCGPLMELAVHQDLRLVRRIGEGRQAGVQMWTAVIGGGGGRCRHKIAVKKVAVAEETSMDWVMGQLENLRRASMWCRNVCTFHGAMKSEGTLCLVMDRCYGSVQSEMQRNEGRLTLEQILRYGADIARGVAELHAAGVVCMNLKPSNLLLDSSGHAVVSDYGVAAILKKPSCRKARLECDTSRIHSCMECTMLSPHYAAPEAWEPVKKLLNPFWEDAIGISTESDAWSFGCTLVEMCTGSIPWAGLSTEEIYRAVIKARKLPPQYASVVGVGIPRELWKMIGECLQFKASKRPSFSSMLATFLRHLQEIPRSPPASPDNGLAKCSGSNVTEPSPVSHSEVFHANPTLLHRLVSEGDVHGVRDLLEKAAAESDNSAVLSLLEAQNADGQTALHLACRRGSAELVDAILEHREANVDVLDKDGDPPLVFALVAGSPECVRALINRGANVRSRLREGFGPSVAHVCAYHGQPDCMRELLMAGADPNAVDEEGESVLHRAVAKKYTDCALVVLENGGSRSMSVLNSEKYTPLHLCVATWNVAVVRRWVEVATPEEIADAIDIPSSVGTALCMAAALKKDHEIGREMVHILLASGADPTAQDAQHGRTALHTASMANDVELVKIILDAGVDVNIRNVQNTIPLHVALARGAKSCVGLLLSSGANYNLQDDEGDNAFHIAADAAKMIRENLEWLIVMLRNPDASVEARNHSGKTLRDFLEALPREWISEDLMEALVNRGVFLSPTIFDVGDWVKFKRSITTPTYGWQGAKHRSVGFVQGAPDKDHLLVSFCSGEVRVLANEVVKVIPLDRGQHVQLKPDVKEPRFGWRGQSRDSIGTVLCVDDDGILRVGFPGASRGWKADPAEMERVEEFKVGDWVRIRPTLTTAKHGLGSVTPGSIGIVYCIRPDSSLLLELSYLPSPWHCEPEEVEPVIPFRIGDRVCVKRSVAEPRYAWGGETHHSVGRISEIENDGLLVIEIPNRPIPWQADPSDMEKVEDFKVGDWVRVKASVPSPKYGWEDITRNSVGIIHSLEEDGDMGVAFCFRSKPFSCSVTDVEKVPPFELGQEIHVMASITQPRLGWSNESAATVGKIVRIDMDGALNVKVPGRQSLWKVSPGDAERLSGFEVGDWVRSKPSLGTRPSYDWNSIGKESLAVVHSVQDTGYLELACCFRKGRWITHYTDVEKVPCLKIGQYVRFRTGLVEPRWGWRGAQPDSRGIITSVHADGEVRVAFSGLPGLWRGDPADLEIEQIFEVGEWVKLKDHASIWKSIGPSSVGVVQGLGYDGDKWDGTTFVGFCGEQEKWVGPTSDLARVNRLMVGQKVRVKLSVKQPRFGWSGHSHASLGTISTIDADGKLRIYTPAGSKAWMLDPSEVELVEEEELHIGDWVRVKASVSTPTHQWGEVSRSSVGVVHRMENEELWVAFCFTERLWLCKASEIERVRPFKVGDKVRIREGLVSPRWGWGMETHASKGQVVGVDANGKLRIKFRWREGRPWIGDPADVALDKST